taCCGCGGCCAACGGTATAGCGTGAGGTGCGCGACTCGCATCGCGTGCGATCCGAATAGTGTTGCGCTATTAATAAGCGTGTTTGCACGTATCGTTGTTACACGTACGACATGGGACACGCGTTCGTCTGTTTCCGCTACTGCCTGGTTGCCGGCGCGATCCTCCTTGGCGTAAGTTTCGTGAGCCCACGGATTGTtgctttttttcctctcctttGTTGTCTCTTTGTTCTCTTCCGTGTACTTCGAGCACTTTCCTCCGCGCTCGCGATGCTTCACGAGTGACACAGAGCCAAAGCGTCGTCTCGCCGACCAAGAGCCGCCGAGATCTGTGGAGGCTGCGTCGCGTCTTCGATCGAGATCTAGCGGCATGCTATTATTGTTGTGATCAGTCGCGCAGCTGTTGCCATTCGGAGATCGCGCGTGCTGCGCGTCTGCCTGCCTGCTTGCCTACCTGGTGGGGCTCCGCTCGAGGGAGTGGAGTGCCAATCCATTTCGCAATTACGTGCAATGGCGTGGCGAGGGGGGGTTGTGCGTATGAGCGCGTGTTTGTGTTCCGGCGAAACAAAATGTGATTATCGTGGCGAATTAGAGGGAGTTGGCTGTGAGAAAGGATTAAATTTTCGAttatcagagagagagagagagagagagagagagagagagagagagagagagagagagagagagagagagaaagagagagagagagatttatttCGAAAGCGACGCAGCTTCTATCGTTTAAAATCAGTACACGCTGATtacattgtttataataataacctGTTGAATTGAGCGAACGTTTAAGTGTATTCTTACGAAACCGCTTACGAAACAAACGATTTTCTAAGGAATTAATGCTTATCGGAGTCGCTATTATAAAACTGATCCAGAGTTTTatcaaagattataaaatagatttggTTGCGATTAAATTTATCGAGGGATAGATATTAGtatttttacaacattatGTCAGACTATAAATTTTTCGAACactttttgctttaaaatattgcCGATATTATATATCGATATCGTTTTGTTCGTCGTTATTCAGttgtctaaaataaataataaaacgaaaTAAGAGCGcgtattaaatataacgaTGATCTTACAGTTGACAACTATGTATATTGATTAACGAAAGACGAGACTTCAACGAGAGTTGAAGGCGAACACACTAATTGCGGAGCAACCTTAATTAACGCTTTGTTGCGATTAAAAGTATGCGAGTAAAAATATTGCTGATTATTTTCGTAATTATAATGATTAGTTTcttctaaacatttttttaatttacaccTCATTTGAATTCTTTTGATTCTAATGATTCTAATGAGAGATGTTTACCTGAAATATACACTTCAAGATTAAGATCCATCTTGCGATAAGATAAGAGTTGaaagatgaaaaattattgtactgCATTTTCTCTCgattcaagaaaaatatcacTATGATAGCCGTGATGCGAAAGTTTGTTTCAAACGAACTGTATAAGCGGCTCGCCCATTTATAGATAAGATCTTGTCTTTCTGATAACTCGTTATGACGATCTGATGAAAACTCATGTTTCACTTCATCACGAGTTCGAAGTAGTTCGAGGAAGAGAGCGACgcaaacaatttttgaaacgtCGATCTTATAAGCAAATTggaatgtatatttattatgaagcaaaatattttcacgaGTCATTATCATTCTAACGAAATATCGTGAaatgacaaatatataataaataacagaaAACAATCGTTAATTATTCAGACAACACAcctaatatttgtaataaataataaatattaattactatttattttttaaatttatatataaattatatacaaaatttttaaatatatataaatgttttatacacaaTGGGGAGGAAAAATCTTAagatctttattcaacatgttattaaaatataactgaatattttatacagatttttataatatttttatgataatttcatGATTATCTGTTTAATctaaaatcacaaaaatatttatgaaatatcttaataaaatattcgtttataaaatatattcaagtaattataaatactttgtataatttttataacaaatattgtgTGTTGTTTGAATATAGAATCTGTACAGAAATGAAAATGTGGCGCAAAAATTGCAAGATACATAAATTCGCCGAGGATATGAAAAAGTCGTTTTCCACAGATTTCCGGCGCGGTTATGAGCGTGTTCGCCGGTTTCTTCATCTATCAGCTGCATGAATACGCGCCGCTTACACCCAACTACGTGTGCGGGTCATCCGCAACTTTGCTGGCGATGGGCGTTATCACATGCGGGATCGGCTGGTTTGCCTGGCAATTCCTGGACTTTTCCAACAGAGGACAAGTGATTATTGTAAGCCGTTATCTTGAATAATTGAAGATACGGGAAAAAACGATTTTGCCGAAATCAgatctgaaaaataattaaccgttcaaccaataaaaattatactaattatattagaGTTGTGTTGACTACTAGAATGTCGAATTTTGATACGACAATACTGTCATGTTTGTGCATCCTAGATATGTATTTTGATAATCtaacgtaaaattattttctgtgtctagctaaaatgttaaatattgcaataaaattattttttctgtagGGAAATTAGGAATTGTTCATAACTAATATGAATTGTTTGTTTGTACACAGTTTGCTGTAGCACTGGCGATCTTGGTGCTCATTGAAACTAGTGTTGGGATTTGGTCCCTGGTACGACATGAGCAGATAGACACTCTGTCACCCGAGCGACACAAAGAGATCTTTGCCCTTGCAATCGGGGATGATAAGCCCATCTGGGATCACATGCAGTCCACGGTAAGAATCGCATGACCTCTCTTGCATATTTGGACACTGTTTTATGTTGCTGCTAATACAATATTCGatagttaattttgtttcgtgATAAGCGTTACATTTCTACAAACATTAAAATGAACTCAGATaaccaaataaatttaattatacttataataaaatagaaatggtatatataattgatatttctaggaatttaataaatacataaagttAAGAATGAAACAAACTTAAAATGAAACAAACTTAAATCGAACTAATGTTGAttcgattaaatataattttagttacAATGCTGTGGAATAGATGGGCCTTCCGATTATCGTGGTGTGAACGCGATTCCTTGGTCCTGCTGCAATAAAAAGATGAATCACGAGAACGACACCGGGGGTGTTTGCAACGTTATCAGCAAACGCGGATGTCAGCACGTCGTATTAAATCGGACGAGATCGATTCTCCTTCACGTTTTTCTGCTCGCTCTAGGCTCCGTGCTGCTGCAGGTGCGTGTTCTCGCTTTCTGAATTTCGTAGTCAACTAACTGACACTCGTGTCAATTGTTTTCAGATTTCCTTCATAGCGTGCACGACTTGTTACGTCAGGATCTATAAAGACAAAATGGAAAGGAGGACATCGGAGGTAGTGACGCGCATGTCTATGCAAGATGTAAAAGAAATGGATACTAGAAACAAGCTTTTGATGCGTCAATCAAAACATTTGCACAATTCTGGCGATCCCTAGCAAATGCTGGATATCACGAAGGATAGAGATGCATGTTACTCAAGGACGTTGCGCCATTGTGATATGCGAAATACATTTCGTGTGGTAACAATATCAACGGTGTACAGATACCCTAATGATATGGATATCGTTCCTGCTATACGGGGTATTCCAGACCGATCGAGAAATACTTCGGCAAATACTTCTGCTGATTTTTCTTCGTGTTCTGGTCACTTGAACTGCTTAGTAAATAAAtctcaatatttttgattaatattttgaaaaagaaacattttaatttacaatgacattttttttttaaagatatctcATTGTCTTTCTCAATTAGATTTAAGACTGAAGAATGTTAAATTCGTTTAGAAGAGAATTCTgtctttaagatattttttaatcttgctTGAATATCctgtataaagaaaaaaaaacgacaatATTCTGAAAGATGCCTGAACAGTTTGCATCTTATTCTTACTGCcatttcacaaataaatagGTGAATTTTTACTAGATTCTATGACGACATTTCTGTCTTAATGCAGTTTTAGTTCCTAGCAACGCCAAGAGTTatgatttagttaaaaaaataccgctttttattattttagcaaaCATGGTATCAAAATGTTTGCATTTTTGAGGCTTTTATAGACAATTTAGTTTTTGTacttaacatattttttagtatagtAGTCATAAATAGGCAATCAATGCACAGTGCAATGCTTCAATCAATCAGCGACACAACTAACAAAGTATGGAATAACATGGGCATCCAATATGAATgtgtcttttatattttgcattattcagAAATGTTTGGATGAATAGTATAGATTTTAAGTATAGATTTGAACGATTAGTATGAACTtagattttaagaattttaacaGAATTACTTGTTCTTAATTGGACGAGTCAAAGTAAGCAATGAAATCAACATAATCGTTAATTGTGAATGCagtttttttctacatatatatatatatcgttttttaatttatattttgtttttgctgATTTTCCATTCGTATTTTGTTCGTtcgcaatattatatatcttttatgatCTAGAAATCACAAGATATTGAAaatgaaaactattttttacaagaaGCGTGATTGTGTGTCTGGTTTTTGTGGCagcttttataaaagaaaagtatgTTTAAATTTGTGTTATTATCTGTGCTATTATTATTGCCCGTTAATACCCATTCCTTTTTTAATACGAGtgtgattataaaaatactgatAAGAACTCTTAGAACATGATAACGTACCAATCTATAAAGCAATGATGTTgagtgtatacatatacacactcacaattttaaaaaaagattgaacattattgtgttatagaacataatttttcgatatttgTAAAGATAATATTCTCAATATATTTGAACGAATTCAAAGATATAATtgatctaaaataaatatctcatTCCTTTCATCTCATCATGCAGGCGTGAAAACCCTAAACACATCTCTCAATTACATCTTTGAAGTGACATCAGCGGCGCGTCATTCAATTGAATTTCAATCACGTCTTACATTTGGATAATCCAAATTATCTGGCTTTAGTCATTTGTAAGAGTGTTATTCCTGTCTATTCTTACGTTTTTTTCctgttttttaatctttcagACAGCGAGTGTTTCAGATTTAGCGCTAAATAACGCttctacaaaattaatcagaatttacTTATACTTGTTTAAACCAATTCTTGATAATCAAATTATGTATACTTTagatataatgatatatatacttttgaaAGAGATAAGATTAACACAAATTAGATTGACTGTACAGCGTTACTCaaaatttgttgaaatatttaattgtcaattaaatatttcagtttaacttttaaatcgTTGCTGAATCcaacacatatttattaataaacattaataaatagtattagttattttgttatagtttattatataattagttaTCTTAATTATGTGACGATATAtcaagttatttataaatttataattacataactaaacattttttatggtTCTGTCAATTTATATCCACTTCTAtctaaattaactttaatctacGTTTAacttgctttttattttttataattctaataattacaaaacgaTGAAAAGCAGCAAGTAAGCTATAAATTGTGAGAAAAGTCAATCTACATTGATAGAAATGGACATTAGTTGATCATCAATATTGAACCAGTAATCTTCAACTGTAAAGGCAAAAACGTTGTCATTTTGAGAAGGGCCTGTTTTCTGAACTGAGAAATGACATTGCTGCGGCGTATTTCGCAGAATAAAAAAGTCTTCGCCGTTCGCCGAACGCTCGCTTCTCCATATCTGGGCGCGATCCGAAGCTCGTCGCGCTCTACCACGAATCGCCGTTCCTCGGCCAACTTCGGGCGATTTCGCGCGCCGCCGTCAAACTGGCGCCGCGCGGAGCGTCGCTTGAATGGAATTTCAGTTAGAATCGGACAGTTGAGCTCGTAGTTACGTAGCCGCGCGTCGTCACGTGTGTCGTGTCCGTTCCGTCCCTGAGTCCTCGTCGTCGTTTACAGCGCGAAGTTCCCTCCGCTACGTCGAGCACAAGACAACCGATCGATCAAAATGGGGTGCGGAATGGGAATCATCAAGTACCTGctcttcatatttaatttcatcttCGTGGTAAGTGTGTGTACGCGACACGCCACCGCGTACGCGTGATAAACATGCGCCATAGCGTCTGCCGTGTTGTTCTCGTGTcgtctctctgtttctctctttctcccgcgCAATAAAACGCGCTTCCGTAACCGGCTCTTCGTTCAAAACTTTTGATCCGCAGTTCGTGATTATTCGGCCAAGTGGGACCTCGGGTGTCCCAAGATACgctcgttttctttttcaccACCCAGAATTAAAGTCACCAAAAGCAGCAAGGCGTCAATTGTCGTCTTAATGACGCGTTATTTAACGTTAGGAACGTCACTAAAGCGATCGTTAGGACGATCATCCGGcttatttttttccctttcgcTCTGGAAGGAAAGTGAAAGAAGGACGAACCGTCCGGAGGCGCGAGAGGCCGTCCTTTAACCCTGGGACGTGGGAAAGGAACGAACCGACCTCCGACGACCTCCCCCCTTCGGCCGGCCGTCCGTCACGACGTGAAGTCGCGGACGATCGTTCTCTCGAGCGCGCTCTCGAGCCCACGTTCACGCGGCTCCGAAGATTCACGACGGTTTCTCAACGGGGGAACTCGAAAACGTTTTCCACCGCGGGGACGCTCGGAACCGGTCCTCGCGCGGCGTCCTCGTTCCTCGGCTCTCCTCCACCCATCGGCCTCGCTGTGTTTCCGCCAGGAAGGGATCGCCGCTCGATATAAGATtccttttttgtttgtttgtttgtttccCTCTTCCTTTACAGAGAGCTCCAAGTTTCGCGGGGGCAATTACGCGCATCTTCGCGCGTTTGTTCTACTATACCTCTTCGTCGCtgtgttattataatattcgcCGCGCGTCGCGGTGCTCGTCGGAGCTTGGAGCATGGTGTCGGAAATATCGCGCGTGTTTATACATAGCGGGCTCTTCGTCCGCCGGCTCGATTCCACGAATCTGCCGGAGGTGTTGGCGGATTACTCaaccgcgtgcgcgcgcgcgttttcgTCCTTGAAACTGGCAGACTGCATCTTGCGTCGTTCGTGCTCTCGCGTGCGTGACCGTTACAATTTTTCCCCTGCAACATTCCTTATCGTTCTTTATCGAGATGTAGCGTAAtgtttttggttttttttctttctctctctctctttttttttaacgtttccTCCTTCGTTTCTGGAGCAGGTACGATCGCGCGAAAACAACGGCAAGGCCGCGCTCCGAAATTCCGGATATGTCTCCAAATTGCGTTTCGTGAACAATTAGATTAAAGATTAGAGAAAAAATTCTCGGACAGTTTCATGCAAAATTTTGAGGCGTTGCACGTTTGCAAATATTGTAACCACATGGAGAAATAGTCTTGAATTTTGTCGAATAAAAGTTGCGTAAGTGtaattcgtaatttttttaatttaattggatCGTAGCGTGCTCGTTGAttgtataaaagttaattgGTTAGATATAAGACCCCACAATTCTGCTTGATTCTACTGATGATTACAAGCATAATTtagacaaattattataattatagtaatacaAAAGAACATGCAATGTCTGACGTTTTTATCAAAGCGTTTTATAAGAGTGTGTAACACAGctcctaattttttaaatttaattaaatcagcgtgtttaattaaattataattaaatatcataattaaataaaaatcatatttaaatcataattaaatatatattattaactaacgtaaatataaaagttgatatttacgttaaataaatattgtcctCTACTGacgatttttctcattttctaattttgcCTTAAACTggaacatgtaaaaaaaataaataaccgttttataattataaaatataattgtgcagTCGTATTCCTAAATTCTATACTAGAATTTTTTCGTACTTTTTGGAGcctaaaattctttgaaatataCAACTGTTTATCAATTAGACTGAAGCAGTAAAATATACGACAGTCTACGGAAGGTTAATTGAATCATATGTGCTTATTAACTATATAAGAGTTAATTTGTTAGATAATAGAAACACACGATGCTTGCGTGATTTCCAGCTCTGCCGTTAAATTGATTCTGATGATTATTATAAGCGTACGAAAGAACCTACATAAGAAAGATTGTCTTAAATTTATTGGTCTTGCAAAAGCTCTACAAGACTGTTGCACACAGATtttagtttcttaaatttaattaatttataatttatacgtataaaaagGTTGATTCGCGCTAAACACAAGAAGAGCTCACGATTTCCAACTCCATTATTGAAGATATTTTGACTCTACAATACGAGCTAaaagttattgaaaaaaactgaAGGTTTCTTaggtttatttctttttttcgaattaacaaaaaaattttgattgagAATATTCGAATTTTGGCCATGAATTagttgtaaaaaaacaatgaaaaattttgctgaatggaatgtgaaaataatgacTTGGTATCGAAAATGATtctattttgcatttttaaataacttttaaacgagTAAGTGGATTcgaataaacttttgtataaatattatgtataaagttttattaatattatgaaaaaatatgatttaatttgtaatactaCTTTCTTACCAAATTCTTAAATAAGTCCTGTAAAATGCGAGCTTATATAAGAATCaagagcaaataaaaattaattaacttttaaactaATACGACAATTATACTCAAATTTTACACAGATAATCGTAATAAtaacgtggtaatatttaatatcttctcTAATAGCAGCATTTCTAACGATCTTTTCATTTGGCGGTATCCCAATGCTCAGGCACGTGAAATGCgctttataaacatatatcaCATTGAGAATGAGAAAACGCATGTCGGGTTAATGTTTAATACGTGTGGACATATGCATTATCGTCCATAAATTCAGAAACGCTTGCGATATTTTTATTCCGAACTGCTGCCAACCGAAGGTTGTTGCATCACGAAAAGTTAAgcatttcgataaaaaaagaaaatagaaaagagaagtaaaaatgcattttaaagaggaaaaaatggaactgtaaatttttcacttttatttttacattttatttctatattttaatacttaaataacattaaaaattgatatataattgatataaatatcttttttagtatttttgcTTTACTTTCGAGCGTGTAGTTTGACGAAACATCAATCATCGAACAAATATTAgcgaaaaagtattttaaagtatctagacttttcaagctttaaaaaatattgtttttaattgacgCGTTAATCTTTTCTCAGATATCGAATTTCTTGTTTAGCAACTCATTtctacgaaatattttttaactttgaaattatcaaaaagTTTCACAAAAGAAGAAAGTAATTGTTGTAGCGCTCTCGAGTCGCATAAATTTTACCGAAACCTTTTAAAGATTTCTCTTTATCTTAATCTTTCGTAAGATACGAGATCGCAAGTGTTCCCAAACTTATGAACGacaatgtatgtatatgtatgtataaaaatacatacgaCTGACTCACAGctgataatgaataaaaaccAAGGTTGACAATTCTGCAAGTGCCATAACGTGTCACGCGTTTCCTCGCGCATTACCTGCTTCGTCGTTCTTCGATCGCCTTCGAATAATCGAACTTGTGTTTGATAATGCTTGACCCCGAGAGCGGCAACGAGATACTATTATCTCGTCGGTAAACCGAGTAATTACGATAAAGCAACCGCGATATATCGGGGgcggaaaagaaaaaacagatTGTATTAGCGGCACCTTTGGACTCGAGGAGAAATCGTTGGTCGAAGTGTGTGGGCGCAATTAGACGTATATCTTACATTTGTTCATTAACGATCGTTAATCAACGCGATGGCGATTTACCTACTGGAAAAAGTCGTCTAATCCTGTCCGCGTCTCTCGCTTATCCGGCTTATCGCGTCGCACGCAGGATCGCTTATCCTTTTATCTTTCATTTCCTTGACTTTTTTAAAAGTCCGCGCGATAGGTCGAGACGGTTCATCGGCACAACAGAACGCGGAGATAAAATTTCGTTTGGCAACAAGCACGGTAAACAAAGTGAAAACAGAGAGGGAGATTCGTTGGAGTAttaagtttagaaaaaaaaagtacgcgACAATCATGAGTCACTCAACTTATCTTTCTAATTATCGTGACTCTTTACAACCGCGTGTAACACgttgaaaatcttgaaaactCACGTATACAGCCAAATCTATAATTCCACgttgtactattcaatttaatgcgctctacctacTCGCAAGCGTTATATTAATCTTTCCATGACATCCTGCATAGCTCCTCGCGAGAAACACACTCTTTAGTCCAGGAAAAcgatcgtattatttttttaaacgagtgattattttaattaaccgATGACACAATACGCAGtggaaattttctttaaactgCACATTTCTGCGAAGAGACGATTGTCACTTCTTCCCCCTCTTCTTCCCTTTGCTATCTCCCGGTTTGCTTATTATGGTTGGCCACAATGGTCGTTTCTTGCAACCTCCAAGGTCTCCCCTCGTCTTCCCTCGTAGTCATATAGTCATCATCCCACATTGAATTTCGCCAAACGCCCGCAAAACTCGTCCTCCCGGCGGACAAAGGATCATTGCGTAAGAGGACCATCGCGATAGTTCCTCCCCTCGACCGCAAGTCGATAACATAATGGCAGAATTGGCGAGCCGGTGCTAAAGCCGTATGCGTCATCGCGTAGAATGCGTTTCGACATCCTTCCGGAGGATAGATCCTGAAGGGAATAATTCGCGAACGACCGAATGCGTCGCTGAAAAATTCCCCGATGAGAAATTTCTATTCTCGGTACCATTATCCACTTTTCAGTTTCCAGAAGAAATGTAATCTTAtcagaaaatcaatataatacaCATATCGAAGAAAAATACTCCACTGCTAGATATAGTATCTTAAAAGCCCGGCTATTTGGCTTCACACATTCagcgagttttttttttcaacaattttaataactaaaatatattcaatttatttgtaataattcgCTGAATTCACTTTGTATACTTAGTATACGTATATgattagattaaattacattgcatttaaatttatttcactcATTTGTATTCATGTCATTAAGTactaatttgaattttaagtaagagtttttataataataatacagaaaaaaatgtgctACATCATctgattgaataataaaagtatttcgCAACAATTCGTAACATTTACATGCCGATGTAGTTTTGCTTGCTGTTCGTTCCgtatgtaattttatcatctcgttttgtattatttacggGCCTTATGTCTGTGATCTGCCGATCGTGTTTGTGGTAGAAGTAAACCGGATATCTATGTACAAGGTGGTTAAAATTAGCAGGCACGCAACAGATAATCTTGCTCGACTGTGCAACGCGCATACAATGACGGGCAAGCTTTAGCGCGGCGACAGACCGAAGAAGagcgtttttctttttatcgcgAGATATTCCTTTATCGCTAGAAAacaaggagagaaaaaaagggggatggtgtaagaaattttctgcaaattaGCGAAAATTATTCAGAACACGTGCCAAGGTCAATTtatcatcaataataaaacaaaaagttatGTCGATAATGTAACAAATCACGGAATCTTCTGTCGAgataaattcgatattttataagtttcttGTAGTGGTATTTAATTGTAGttgaattgtttttattatcctatgtacgaaataaatttaaatttattctatataatattataatattatatacgaattaaattcgtaatattatattacaaaataaatttgtcttttcgagaatttttaatttcgttgAAACTACAACACTTTTCGCTTCTCTCCCTTTGATATTTAAGCGAATTAAAGCTCTTCCGATTTCCTCAATCAATTTGGGTCATGTTCTCGTTTTCTGCGTCTTATTTTCTAAGGAGTTACGATCCAGTAACAGTAAATTCATTTATGGTACTCATCCTCTCCCTTTCCGCTTGTGAATCTGTCACGAAAAGGTCAGATTATACAAGGTTGCGAGAGTGAAAGATGGTCATCGGTTTTTATGGACATCCTTGAGGGAGCTATCTTGCCTATATCTCCCTATATTGCGTTCTAACTCGTTTTCACGAATTAATTTTCGGTAGCGCACGATTTATTTCCTTCGTAAAACGTC
This DNA window, taken from Monomorium pharaonis isolate MP-MQ-018 chromosome 6, ASM1337386v2, whole genome shotgun sequence, encodes the following:
- the LOC105840300 gene encoding 23 kDa integral membrane protein isoform X1, which encodes MGHAFVCFRYCLVAGAILLGISGAVMSVFAGFFIYQLHEYAPLTPNYVCGSSATLLAMGVITCGIGWFAWQFLDFSNRGQVIIFAVALAILVLIETSVGIWSLVRHEQIDTLSPERHKEIFALAIGDDKPIWDHMQSTLQCCGIDGPSDYRGVNAIPWSCCNKKMNHENDTGGVCNVISKRGCQHVVLNRTRSILLHVFLLALGSVLLQISFIACTTCYVRIYKDKMERRTSEVVTRMSMQDVKEMDTRNKLLMRQSKHLHNSGDP
- the LOC105840300 gene encoding tetraspanin-18 isoform X2; translated protein: MSVFAGFFIYQLHEYAPLTPNYVCGSSATLLAMGVITCGIGWFAWQFLDFSNRGQVIIFAVALAILVLIETSVGIWSLVRHEQIDTLSPERHKEIFALAIGDDKPIWDHMQSTLQCCGIDGPSDYRGVNAIPWSCCNKKMNHENDTGGVCNVISKRGCQHVVLNRTRSILLHVFLLALGSVLLQISFIACTTCYVRIYKDKMERRTSEVVTRMSMQDVKEMDTRNKLLMRQSKHLHNSGDP